One segment of Mycobacterium spongiae DNA contains the following:
- a CDS encoding FAD-dependent oxidoreductase → MFLRGAAGALVTTALSAAVPARANPGGWSSLDSSIGGRVLLPNGGASFTRAKRVFNSLYDTSTPAAVVTVTSLADVQRAVTFAAANKLTIAPRGGGHSYIGASTADGAMVLDLRGLPGGVRFDSATGDVTVPAATGLYAVHQALAGPGRAIPTGSCPTVGTAGLALGGGLGADSRHAGLTCDALTSATVVLPNGDAITASADDHPDLFWALRGGGGGNFGVTTSMTFATFPTADSDVVRVDFPAQAAAHVLTGWQTWLAAADRNTWGLVDFSTGSGRANCHVLATCPAGSGPDAAAAIKAAVGLRPNDIERRTLRFMDLVTYLAGGSATSTPRGFVAGSDVIGVVDASAADAIVAAMRQWPPGAGRASVIVDTLTGAVGDVDPGGSAFPWRRQAAVAQWYVETPSGERVSTATTWLKAAHREVQPFSVGRYVNYREANTPVERYFGPNLPRLAAVQRKYDPDRVICSGLDL, encoded by the coding sequence ATGTTTCTTCGCGGCGCTGCCGGAGCACTGGTCACCACGGCGCTGTCCGCGGCCGTGCCGGCACGGGCAAATCCCGGCGGCTGGAGCTCGCTGGACTCCTCGATCGGTGGTCGGGTGCTGCTTCCGAACGGCGGCGCCTCGTTCACTCGAGCTAAACGGGTCTTCAACTCGCTCTACGACACCTCGACCCCAGCCGCGGTCGTCACGGTCACGTCGCTTGCAGACGTCCAGCGGGCGGTCACATTCGCAGCCGCGAACAAGCTCACGATCGCCCCGCGCGGCGGCGGGCACTCCTACATTGGCGCGTCGACGGCGGACGGCGCCATGGTTCTCGATCTACGCGGATTGCCCGGCGGGGTGCGGTTCGACAGTGCGACCGGCGACGTCACGGTGCCGGCCGCTACCGGCCTTTATGCGGTCCACCAGGCACTAGCTGGTCCGGGACGGGCGATTCCCACGGGGAGCTGCCCAACGGTGGGTACCGCCGGTTTGGCCCTCGGCGGCGGGTTGGGAGCCGACTCCCGTCATGCAGGCCTGACGTGCGACGCGCTCACGTCGGCCACGGTCGTGCTGCCCAACGGTGACGCGATTACCGCGTCGGCCGACGACCACCCCGATCTGTTCTGGGCACTCCGCGGCGGCGGGGGCGGCAACTTCGGCGTGACGACGTCGATGACTTTCGCGACGTTCCCCACCGCCGACTCCGATGTTGTCCGGGTCGATTTCCCGGCGCAGGCGGCAGCACACGTGCTCACCGGATGGCAGACATGGCTGGCCGCGGCCGACCGCAACACCTGGGGCCTCGTCGATTTCTCCACCGGCTCCGGACGCGCCAACTGCCATGTGCTTGCGACGTGCCCGGCGGGCTCGGGGCCTGACGCGGCCGCCGCGATCAAGGCCGCAGTCGGACTGCGCCCGAACGATATTGAGCGCAGAACCTTGCGTTTCATGGACTTGGTCACGTATCTGGCGGGCGGCAGCGCGACAAGTACGCCGCGCGGCTTTGTCGCCGGGTCCGACGTCATCGGTGTGGTAGACGCGAGCGCGGCTGACGCGATCGTTGCTGCGATGCGACAGTGGCCGCCCGGCGCGGGACGGGCGTCGGTAATCGTCGATACCCTCACCGGCGCGGTCGGTGACGTGGACCCGGGTGGTTCGGCATTCCCATGGCGGCGGCAAGCCGCAGTCGCTCAGTGGTATGTCGAGACTCCCAGTGGCGAGCGAGTGTCGACTGCCACCACTTGGCTGAAAGCCGCACATCGCGAGGTGCAACCGTTCTCGGTAGGCCGCTACGTCAACTATCGGGAAGCCAACACCCCAGTGGAGCGCTACTTCGGCCCGAACCTCCCACGGCTGGCCGCCGTCCAGCGGAAATACGACCCCGATCGGGTAATTTGCTCTGGGCTCGACCTGTGA